Proteins encoded in a region of the Limanda limanda chromosome 17, fLimLim1.1, whole genome shotgun sequence genome:
- the LOC133023237 gene encoding nuclear distribution protein nudE homolog 1-like encodes MGDPEPPEFGSLEEELEYWKEQAVRHQQSAEEVQEELQEFQQMSRDYEGELETELKQCEVRNRELLVANDRLRMELENYKEKYEMHHSEACRQISSLEGDLAETTAVRDQLHKYIRELEQANDDLERTKRATIMSLEDFEQRMNQVIERNAFLESELDEKENLLESFQRLKDEARDLRQELAVQQKQQVQERKPSLTSVVKEPPSSSSTSSSARLPTPPLTPPYKGTEDKTMSLPSNQPIPSVTTTPSRPPAQSDYFTTPPPSSSRGESLSATPLTSSARISALNIVGELLRKVGNLESKLASCREYVNEQTANRRGQAGGQGAPTGQNSSETPTTNGLYNKGLVKRLDFGAGHKMLL; translated from the exons ATGGGGGATCCAGAGCCTCCTGAGTTTGGgtccctggaggaggagctggagtacTGGAAGGAACAAGCTGTCAGGCACCAACAGAG TGCGGAAGAAGttcaagaggagctgcaggagtttCAGCAGATGAGTCGTGACTACGAGGGCGAGCTGGAGACGGAGCTGAAGCAGTGCGAGGTGCGAAACCGCGAGCTGCTTGTCGCCAACGACCGCCTTCGTATGGAACTAGAAAACTACAAG GAGAAGTATGAGATGCATCACTCCGAGGCCTGTCGGCAAATCTCCAGCCTGGAGGGCGACCTGGCTGAGACCACGGCCGTCAGAGACCAACTTCACAAATACAtcagagagctggagcaggCCAACGATGACCTGGAGAGAACCAAGAG GGCAACCATCATGTCACTGGAGGACTTTGAGCAGAGGATGAACCAAGTGATAGAGAGAAATGCTTTCCTCGAGAGTGAGCTGGACGAGAAGGAGAATCTCCTGGAGTCTTTTCAAAGACTGAAGGACGAAGCCAGAG acctGAGGCAGGAGCTGGCAGTGCAACAGAAACAGCAGGTACAGGAAAGGAAGCCTTCTCTCACCAGTGTCGTCAAAGagcctccatcttcttcctccacctcctcctcggcCAGGCTGCCCACCCCTCCTCTCACCCCTCCATATAAAGGAACTGAGGACAAAACCATGTCTCTGCCCTCTAACCAGCCCATCCCCTCCGTCACCACCACGCCGTCCAGACCTCCAGCCCAGTCTGACTACTTCACCACACCTCCgccctccagcagcagag gtgaaAGCCTTTCAGCGACTCCTCTCACCAGCTCGGCGAGAATCTCGGCCCTCAACATCGTCGGGGAACTTCTGAGGAAAGTCGGG AACCTTGAGTCTAAGCTGGCATCGTGTCGGGAATACGTCAACGAACAGACAGCTAATCGCAGAGGTCAAGCCGGAGGACAGGGGGCGCCGACGGGCCAGAACTCCTCAGAAACTCCTACTACCAACGGCCTTTACAACAAGGG GCTGGTGAAGCGGTTAGACTTTGGTGCGGGACACAAAATGCTGctgtga